From one Solirubrobacterales bacterium genomic stretch:
- a CDS encoding acetoacetate--CoA ligase: MKPLWTPTEEAISGSGLTRFTNWLALERGLEFTDYAGLHQWSAAEPDAFWLAVWEYFDVIHSGTFERALASETMPGARWFNGTRLNFAEHVFRNRSRDQTAILAAGEARPLDQTTWGELKDRVAEVAGGLKSLGVKPGDRVAAYVANSTETVIAFLASASLGAVWSSCSPDFGAGAVSDRFAQIEPKILFTVDGYRYGGRDFDRLDVVGDLVASMPSLEHVVVIGNLDPDPDPARVPNGINWGDLVALAPDTPELEFARVPFDHPLWILYSSGTTGLPKPIVQGHGGILLEMLKLMNLHLDARPGDRVFWFTTTGWMMWNFLTSCLLTDAAIVLYDGNPGYPDMNALWQLAADAEVTCFGTSAAYISACMNAGTEPGQGRDLSRLRAVGSTGSPLAPEGFDWIYEHVGDGTWLFSTSGGTDLCTAFVGGVPTLPVYRGELQGRALGAAIESWDEDGRPHIGQVGELVITKPMPSMPLFFWGDDDGSRYRESYFEMFPGVWRHGDWIEITDRGTAIIYGRSDSTINRGGIRMGTSEIYRAVLADEAITDALVVDIPKAGTEGWMPLFVVLDDDAELDDDLRKRVASAVRARCSPRHVPNEIIAIPEVPRTLSGKVLEVPVKKILTGTPVEQAASPDSMSNPQSLDFFVEYARSLSAD; this comes from the coding sequence GTGAAGCCGCTCTGGACACCCACCGAGGAGGCCATCTCGGGTTCGGGCCTGACCCGGTTCACCAACTGGCTCGCCCTGGAACGGGGGCTCGAGTTCACCGACTACGCCGGGTTGCACCAGTGGTCCGCGGCCGAGCCGGACGCCTTCTGGCTGGCGGTCTGGGAGTACTTCGATGTGATCCACTCGGGCACGTTCGAGCGGGCGTTGGCGAGCGAAACGATGCCCGGGGCCCGGTGGTTTAACGGAACCCGCCTGAACTTTGCCGAGCATGTCTTCCGGAATCGCAGCCGGGATCAAACCGCGATCCTCGCCGCCGGCGAGGCCAGGCCGCTCGACCAGACAACCTGGGGAGAGCTGAAGGATCGGGTGGCCGAGGTGGCAGGGGGGCTGAAATCACTCGGTGTGAAACCGGGCGACCGGGTGGCCGCCTACGTCGCCAACTCGACCGAGACCGTGATCGCCTTTCTCGCCAGTGCTTCGCTCGGGGCGGTCTGGTCGAGCTGCTCACCGGACTTCGGCGCCGGCGCCGTGTCCGACCGGTTCGCCCAGATCGAACCGAAGATCCTGTTCACCGTTGACGGCTACCGCTACGGAGGTCGCGATTTCGACCGCCTCGATGTGGTCGGCGACCTGGTTGCCTCGATGCCATCGCTCGAACACGTGGTGGTGATTGGGAACCTTGACCCCGACCCGGACCCGGCAAGAGTCCCCAACGGCATCAACTGGGGAGACCTGGTGGCCCTGGCCCCGGACACACCGGAACTGGAGTTCGCGCGGGTACCGTTCGACCACCCACTCTGGATCCTCTACTCCTCGGGAACCACCGGCCTGCCCAAGCCGATCGTCCAGGGCCACGGCGGGATCCTTCTGGAGATGCTGAAGCTGATGAATCTCCACCTCGACGCCCGACCGGGAGATCGGGTGTTCTGGTTCACGACCACCGGCTGGATGATGTGGAACTTTCTCACCTCCTGCCTGCTGACCGACGCCGCGATCGTGCTCTACGACGGCAACCCCGGATACCCGGACATGAACGCCCTGTGGCAGCTTGCCGCCGACGCCGAGGTGACCTGTTTCGGCACCTCCGCCGCCTACATCTCGGCGTGCATGAACGCCGGGACGGAACCGGGGCAGGGTCGTGACCTTTCACGACTTCGCGCGGTCGGCTCCACCGGTTCACCACTCGCACCCGAGGGTTTCGACTGGATCTACGAGCATGTCGGTGACGGCACCTGGCTGTTCTCCACCTCGGGCGGCACCGACCTCTGCACCGCATTTGTCGGTGGTGTCCCTACCCTGCCGGTCTACCGGGGCGAACTCCAGGGTCGGGCTCTCGGTGCCGCGATCGAGTCCTGGGACGAAGACGGCCGGCCCCACATCGGTCAGGTCGGGGAGCTGGTGATCACCAAGCCGATGCCTTCGATGCCGCTTTTCTTCTGGGGCGACGATGACGGTTCCCGCTACCGGGAGAGCTACTTCGAGATGTTTCCCGGGGTGTGGCGCCACGGCGACTGGATCGAGATCACCGACCGCGGCACCGCGATCATTTACGGACGCTCGGACTCGACCATCAACCGGGGCGGGATTCGGATGGGAACTTCCGAGATCTACCGGGCGGTGCTGGCCGACGAGGCGATCACCGATGCGCTGGTCGTCGACATCCCCAAAGCCGGCACCGAAGGCTGGATGCCGCTGTTCGTGGTCCTGGACGACGACGCCGAGCTCGACGACGACCTCCGGAAGCGGGTTGCGTCCGCGGTTCGGGCTCGCTGCTCCCCGCGCCATGTGCCGAACGAGATCATCGCGATCCCGGAGGTTCCCCGCACCCTGTCGGGCAAGGTGCTCGAGGTGCCGGTCAAGAAGATCCTCACCGGCACCCCGGTGGAGCAGGCGGCCAGCCCCGACTCGATGTCCAACCCCCAGAGCCTCGACTTCTTCGTCGAGTACGCCCGAAGCCTCAGCGCCGACTGA